A genomic segment from Oryctolagus cuniculus chromosome 14, mOryCun1.1, whole genome shotgun sequence encodes:
- the BASP1 gene encoding brain acid soluble protein 1, which translates to MGGKLSKKKKGYNVNDEKAKDKDKKAEGTGTEEEGTPKESEPQAAGEPTETTETKEEKPDKDAQEAEGKAEDKEGDKDASVAAEEAPKAEPEKTEGAADEQPEPAPAAEQEPAAGPGPAAGGEAAKAAEAGAAAPAEGTAPPAGDDAGKEEGDPKKTEAPAAPAAQETKSDGAPASDSKPSSTEAAASSQETPAATEAPSSTPKAQAPAAPAEELKPAEGPAANSDQTVAVKE; encoded by the coding sequence ATGGGAGGCAAACTGAGCAAGAAGAAGAAGGGCTACAATGTGAATGACGAGAAGGCCAAGGACAAAGACAAGAAGGCCGAGGGCACGGGGACCGAAGAGGAGGGGACCCCCAAGGAGAGCGAGCCCCAGGCTGCTGGCGAGCCCACAGAGACCACGGAGACCAAGGAGGAGAAGCCGGACAAGGATGCCCAGGAGGCCGAGGGCAAGGCCGAAGACAAGGAAGGCGACAAAGATGCGTCGGTGGCCGCGGAGGAAGCGCCCAAGGCCGAGCCCGAGAAGACGGAGGGGGCCGCCGACGAGCAGCCCGAGCCCGCCCCGGCCGCCGAGCAGGAGCCCGcggccggccccggccccgctgcCGGCGGCGAGGCCGCCAAAGCTGCCGAGGCCGGGGCGGCGGCGCCGGCGGAAGGCACGGCGCCCCCTGCCGGGGACGACGCAGGCAAGGAGGAAGGGGACCCCAAAAAGACTGAGGCTCCCGCAGCTCCCGCCGCCCAGGAAACGAAAAGTGACGGGGCCCCAGCTTCAGACTCAAAACCTAGCAGCACTGAGGCTGCTGCCTCAAGCCAGGAGACGCCAGCAGCCACGGAAGCACCTAGTTCTACACCGAaggcccaggcacctgcagccccggcaGAGGAGCTAAAACCTGCCGAGGGCCCGGCTGCTAATTCGGATCAAACCGTAGCCGTGAAGGAGTAG